A region from the Bradyrhizobium erythrophlei genome encodes:
- a CDS encoding DUF1801 domain-containing protein, translated as MPNPIGKTSGKRAARPRADVSDPAVEAVFNAYPAPLKAKLKTLRRLILETARTTEGVGALQETLKWGQPSYLTPETRSGSTIRIDQVKSAAGQYAVYFHCQTGLVDSFRELYPTKLRFGGNRCILLDVRDELPRAELRHCVALALTYHLNKRKAAR; from the coding sequence ATGCCCAATCCGATCGGGAAAACCAGCGGCAAGCGCGCCGCAAGGCCGCGCGCGGACGTTTCCGATCCCGCCGTGGAAGCGGTTTTCAACGCCTATCCCGCGCCGCTGAAGGCAAAACTGAAGACGCTGCGCCGGCTGATCCTCGAGACCGCGAGGACCACGGAGGGCGTAGGCGCGCTGCAGGAAACCCTGAAATGGGGGCAGCCGAGTTATCTCACGCCCGAAACCAGGAGCGGCAGCACAATCCGGATTGACCAGGTGAAATCCGCCGCCGGTCAATATGCGGTGTATTTCCACTGCCAGACCGGTCTGGTCGACAGCTTCCGCGAGCTGTACCCGACGAAACTGCGTTTCGGCGGCAACCGATGCATCCTCCTGGACGTCAGGGATGAGCTGCCGCGAGCGGAACTCCGCCATTGCGTGGCGCTGGCGCTGACCTACCACCTCAACAAGCGCAAGGCCGCGCGGTAG
- a CDS encoding sensor domain-containing protein, translating to MPKIRPKVVKKRKHAAITRIAGRLAKPSPKLLSGSRRVSAEIGEIVRKRAEAEAAIAEARKSHERLREAFDILPQGIVFLDAEGRYILWNKKYAEIYNRSSDLFEPGARLEDTIRVGVERGDYPEAIGREEEWIAERLEKLYHPGDRHEQILGDGRVILIEERLTGDGGVIGLRVDITELKQREASFRLLFDSNPVPMIVCAMDDEHILGVNDAAVEHYGYSRAEFEKLTIRNIQAFESEPPWAGDLSSDELTARTWKHVRADGTLIDLAIYSRHLVYNDQPAVLLALMDITERKRAEARLAFMAQHDGLTGLPNRNLLRQHMDEILLHTRRSAEKVAVLVIGLDNFKAVNDTLGHGIGDKLLRGVAKRLRSTLREEDTLARLNSDEFAIVQSGLARPEDAVILAKRLLEAIADPYLLDGHSVVIGASIGIAMAPGDGDESEKLLKSADMALSRAKNDSRGTFSFFEAGMDARAQSRRKTELDLRDAIQNDVLRPYYQPLICLSSGRITGFEALVRWPDPERGMISPAEFIPVAEETGLINGLGGLMLRRSCMDAALWPDDVRVAVNLSPLQFRTGNLLSIVMDALKQSGLPAKRLELEITETLLLEKSSQVLATLHALRALGVRISMDDFGTGYSSLSYLRSFPFDKIKIDQSFVRDLGSNRDAQAIVRSIISLGKGLGVTITAEGVETEAELSCLRAEGCHEGQGFLFSRARPNVEIIRLLQAQCGADSDGTPEMDSDAALVA from the coding sequence ATGCCGAAAATCCGGCCGAAGGTAGTCAAGAAGCGGAAGCATGCGGCGATCACCCGCATTGCCGGTCGGCTCGCCAAACCGAGTCCGAAGCTTCTGAGCGGCAGCCGGCGTGTGTCGGCCGAGATCGGCGAGATCGTGCGCAAGCGCGCGGAAGCAGAAGCCGCGATCGCCGAAGCGCGGAAATCCCACGAACGCTTGCGCGAGGCGTTCGACATCCTGCCGCAGGGCATCGTGTTCCTCGACGCCGAGGGACGCTACATCCTCTGGAACAAGAAATACGCCGAAATCTACAACCGCAGCTCGGACCTGTTCGAGCCGGGCGCGCGGCTCGAGGACACAATCCGCGTCGGCGTCGAGCGCGGCGACTATCCCGAAGCGATCGGTCGCGAAGAGGAATGGATCGCCGAACGGCTCGAGAAGCTTTATCACCCCGGCGACCGGCACGAGCAGATCCTCGGCGATGGCCGCGTCATCCTGATCGAGGAGCGGCTGACCGGGGATGGCGGTGTCATCGGTCTGCGCGTCGACATCACCGAGTTGAAGCAGCGCGAAGCCTCGTTCCGGCTGTTGTTCGACAGCAATCCCGTTCCCATGATCGTTTGCGCGATGGACGACGAGCACATCCTCGGCGTCAACGACGCCGCGGTCGAGCATTACGGCTACAGCCGCGCCGAGTTCGAGAAGCTGACCATCCGCAACATTCAGGCTTTCGAATCCGAACCGCCCTGGGCCGGCGACCTTTCCAGCGACGAACTGACGGCGCGCACCTGGAAGCACGTGCGGGCCGACGGCACCCTGATCGATCTGGCGATCTATTCGCGCCATCTGGTCTATAACGACCAGCCCGCGGTGCTGCTGGCGCTGATGGACATCACCGAGCGCAAGCGCGCTGAGGCGCGGCTTGCCTTCATGGCCCAGCACGATGGCTTGACCGGACTGCCGAACCGCAACCTGCTGCGCCAGCACATGGACGAGATCCTGCTGCACACGCGGCGCAGCGCCGAGAAGGTCGCGGTGCTGGTGATCGGACTGGACAATTTCAAGGCGGTCAACGACACGCTGGGCCACGGCATCGGCGACAAGCTGTTGCGCGGGGTCGCCAAGCGCCTGCGCTCGACGCTGCGCGAGGAAGATACGCTGGCCCGTCTCAACTCCGACGAATTCGCGATCGTCCAGAGCGGGCTGGCACGCCCCGAGGATGCCGTGATCCTCGCCAAGCGGCTGCTGGAGGCGATCGCCGATCCCTATCTGCTCGACGGCCATTCCGTCGTCATCGGCGCCAGCATCGGCATCGCGATGGCGCCGGGCGACGGCGACGAATCCGAAAAACTTCTGAAGAGCGCCGACATGGCGCTGTCGCGCGCCAAGAACGATTCGCGCGGCACGTTCAGTTTCTTCGAGGCCGGAATGGACGCGCGCGCGCAGAGCCGGCGCAAGACCGAGCTCGACCTGCGCGACGCGATCCAGAACGACGTGCTGCGGCCGTATTATCAGCCGCTGATCTGTCTTTCGAGCGGACGCATCACCGGCTTCGAGGCGCTGGTGCGCTGGCCGGATCCCGAGCGCGGCATGATCTCGCCGGCCGAATTCATTCCGGTGGCCGAGGAGACCGGGCTGATCAACGGGCTCGGCGGGTTGATGCTGCGCCGCTCCTGCATGGATGCGGCGCTGTGGCCCGACGACGTCCGTGTCGCGGTCAACCTGTCGCCGCTGCAGTTCCGGACCGGCAATCTGCTGTCGATCGTGATGGATGCGCTCAAGCAATCCGGGCTGCCGGCCAAGCGTCTCGAGCTGGAAATCACCGAGACCCTGCTGTTGGAAAAAAGCAGTCAGGTGCTCGCCACCCTGCACGCGCTGCGCGCGCTCGGCGTGCGCATTTCGATGGACGATTTCGGAACCGGCTATTCCAGCCTGAGTTACTTGCGAAGCTTCCCGTTCGACAAGATCAAGATCGACCAGTCGTTTGTGCGCGATCTCGGCTCCAACCGGGACGCGCAGGCGATCGTGCGTTCGATCATCAGCCTCGGCAAAGGCCTCGGTGTCACCATCACCGCCGAGGGCGTCGAGACCGAAGCCGAGCTGAGCTGCCTGCGCGCGGAGGGCTGTCACGAGGGCCAGGGCTTCCTGTTCAGCCGCGCGCGGCCCAACGTCGAGATCATCAGGCTGTTGCAGGCGCAGTGCGGCGCGGATTCCGACGGGACTCCGGAAATGGACAGCGACGCGGCGCTGGTCGCATGA